The following coding sequences are from one Epinephelus fuscoguttatus linkage group LG5, E.fuscoguttatus.final_Chr_v1 window:
- the opa3 gene encoding optic atrophy 3 protein homolog, with amino-acid sequence MVVGAFPIAKLLYLGVRQLSKPVANRIKAGARRSEFFKNYICLPPAQIYHWVEMRTKMRIMGFRGSTIKPLNEEAAAELGAELLGETVIFLIGGGCMVLEYSRQAANSRRKEEEQNETITSLQTQIAELTLTTETLDAQLREINRHLLSFPVPNKK; translated from the exons ATGGTTGTTGGTGCCTTCCCTATCGCCAAGCTCCTCTACCTCGGAGTGAGGCAGCTGAGCAAGCCTGTAGCGAACAGAATAAAAGCAGGAGCTCGGAGAAGCGAGTTCTTTAAGAATTACATCTGCCTGCCGCCGGCACAGA TTTACCACTGGGTTGAGATGAGAACGAAGATGCGGATCATGGGCTTCCGGGGTTCCACCATTAAGCCCCTGAATGAGGAGGCGGCTGCAGAGCTGGGTGCAGAGTTGCTGGGAGAGACAGTCATCTTCCTTATTGGTGGTGGATGCATGGTGCTGGAGTACAGCAGGCAGGCTGCTAACTCTCGTCGCAAAGAAGAGGAGCAGAATGAGACCATCACAAGCTTACAGACTCAAATAGCAGAACTAACGCTAACTACAGAGACTCTAGATGCTCAGCTGAGAGAGATCAACAGGCACCTGCTGTCCTTTCCTGTTCCcaacaaaaagtga